The following proteins are co-located in the Apium graveolens cultivar Ventura chromosome 5, ASM990537v1, whole genome shotgun sequence genome:
- the LOC141659339 gene encoding UPF0481 protein At3g47200-like, translating to MEDMNITEKATTKFSFRKNNKHIKLSEHDAIEAEKFDGKSLESFLEEEIAALPSKYRDIGLIYKVSEKYRKVKEESFTPLVVSIGPLHHGKSHLQAMETHKLRCLNNLKIMRGVNLTELCEYATREENSIRAYYQDFKFNAAEFSKMILLDSIFIILMIGKDKKRFSGIADPLLLSLKSWGTSDIMHDMLLLENQLPLVFVEGLLAILDDLQKVSSHSDSFSKDLRKYFGKVGITNRLENIDVNFALHFVDFLLILHLPPPNTEQPPDAEHVISLNVRSEYSKTRTTTELQEAGVRFIPQLSGGLFEVSFDKDTGELHIPQLTVNDTTETFFRNLIAFEQCLYSKKHITSYIILMDSLINTAEDVKLLVQNDIFVNSLGEDHQLVADLFNNLHQEVVENERDFYFTDTCSELNEYSKDWYHQWRSSWFEWKLMLKNKYFSNPWSIISFVAATIVVGLTIVQTVSGLK from the coding sequence ATGGAGGACATGAATATTACTGAGAAAGCAACAACGAAATTCTCATTTAGAAAAAATAACAAACACATTAAGCTAAGTGAACACGATGCCATTGAAGCTGAAAAATTTGATGGTAAAAGTTTAGAATCTTTTCTGGAAGAGGAAATAGCTGCATTGCCTAGCAAGTATCGTGATATTGGTTTAATCTACAAAGTTTCTGAGAAATATAGGAAAGTAAAAGAAGAATCCTTCACACCTCTAGTAGTCTCAATTGGGCCACTTCATCATGGTAAGAGCCATTTGCAAGCCATGGAAACGCACAAATTAAGATGTTTGAATAACTTGAAAATTATGCGCGGAGTAAATTTAACGGAGTTGTGTGAATATGCCACTAGAGAAGAAAATTCTATCCGTGCCTATTATCAAGATTTCAAGTTTAATGCCGCAGAGTTTTCTAAGATGATTCTACTTGATAGCATTTTTATTATTCTGATGATTGGAAAGGACAAGAAGCGCTTCAGCGGAATAGCGGATCCACTTTTATTAAGTCTAAAGTCATGGGGGACAAGTGACATAATGCATGATATGTTGTTACTTGAGAATCAGCTTCCACTCGTTTTCGTTGAAGGTCTATTAGCGATATTGGATGATCTACAAAAGGTGTCTTCTCATTCTGATTCTTTTTCAAAAGATTTGCGCAAATATTTTGGGAAAGTGGGGATAACAAACAGACTAGAGAATATTGATGTTAATTTTGCATTGCATTTTGTTGATTTCCTACTTATACTTCACCTACCGCCTCCTAACACAGAACAACCGCCTGACGCAGAACATGTTATATCATTGAATGTCAGATCTGAATATTCTAAAACTAGAACTACTACTGAGCTACAAGAAGCTGGGGTCCGTTTCATTCCACAACTTTCAGGAGGATTATTTGAGGTATCATTTGATAAAGATACTGGAGAGCTACACATTCCACAGTTGACAGTAAATGATACAACTGAGACATTTTTCCGTAATCTAATAGCATTTGAACAATGTCTGTACTCCAAGAAGCACATAACCAGCTACATAATCTTGATGGACAGCCTTATTAACACAGCCGAGGATGTGAAATTGCTAGTCCAGAATGATATCTTTGTTAATTCGCTTGGTGAAGATCATCAGCTGGTAGCAGACCTGTTCAACAATCTGCACCAGGAAGTAGTAGAGAATGAGAGAGACTTTTACTTTACTGATACTTGTAGTGAACTGAACGAGTACAGCAAAGACTGGTATCACCAATGGAGGTCGAGCTGGTTTGAGTGGAAGTTGATGTTGAAGAATAAGTATTTCAGCAATCCATGGTCCATCATTTCATTCGTAGCTGCAACTATAGTGGTAGGCCTCACCATTGTCCAAACTGTCTCAGGCCTAAAGTAA